A window from Rhinolophus sinicus isolate RSC01 linkage group LG01, ASM3656204v1, whole genome shotgun sequence encodes these proteins:
- the P2RY1 gene encoding P2Y purinoceptor 1 produces MTEVLWSTVPNGTDAAFLASPGSPWGNSTVASTAAVVASFKCSLTKTGFQFYYLPVVYILVFIIGFVGNSVAIWMFVFHMKPWSGISVYMFNLAVADFLYVLTLPALIFYYFNKTDWIFGDAMCKLQRFIFHVNLYGSILFLTCISAHRYSGVVYPLKSLGRLKKKNAIYISVLVWLIVVVGISPIFFYSGTGVRKNNTTTCYDTTSDDYLRSYFIYSMCTTVTMFCIPLVLILGCYGLIVKALIYKDLDNSPLRRKSIYLVIIVLTVFGVSYIPFHVMKTMNLRARLDFQTPEMCAFNDRVYATYQVTRGLASLNSCVDPILYFLAGDTFRRRLSRATRKASRRSETNLQSKSEDMTLNILSEFKQNGDTSL; encoded by the coding sequence ATGACCGAGGTGCTGTGGTCTACTGTCCCCAACGGGACGGACGCTGCCTTTCTGGCCAGCCCGGGATCTCCCTGGGGGAACAGCACGGTCGCCTCCACCGCCGCCGTAGTCGCCTCATTCAAATGCTCGCTGACCAAGACGGGCTTCCAGTTCTACTACCTGCCGGTCGTCTACATCTTGGTGTTCATCATTGGGTTCGTGGGCAACAGCGTGGCCATCTGGATGTTCGTCTTCCACATGAAGCCATGGAGCGGCATCTCTGTGTACATGTTCAACTTGGCCGTGGCCGACTTCTTGTACGTGCTGACTCTGCCCGCGCTCATATTCTATTACTTCAATAAGACAGACTGGATCTTTGGGGATGCCATGTGCAAGCTGCAGAGGTTCATCTTTCACGTGAACCTCTACGGCAGCATCTTGTTCCTAACCTGCATCAGCGCGCACCGCTACAGCGGCGTCGTGTACCCGCTCAAGTCCCTGGGCAGGCTCAAGAAGAAGAATGCCATCTACATCAGCGTGCTGGTGTGGCTCATCGTGGTGGTGGGGATCTCCCCCATCTTCTTCTACTCGGGCACTGGGGTCCGGAAAAATAACACCACCACCTGCTATGACACCACCTCGGACGACTACCTGCGAAGTTATTTCATCTACAGCATGTGCACGACCGTGACCATGTTCTGTATCCCCTTGGTGCTGATTCTGGGCTGTTATGGATTAATTGTGAAGGCTTTGATTTACAAAGACCTGGACAACTCGCCTCTGAGGAGGAAATCAATTTACCTGGTGATTATTGTACTGACTGTTTTTGGTGTGTCTTACATCCCTTTCCATGtaatgaaaacaatgaatttGAGGGCCCGGCTGGATTTTCAGACCCCAGAAATGTGTGCTTTCAATGACAGAGTTTATGCCACTTACCAGGTGACAAGAGGTCTAGCAAGTCTCAACAGTTGTGTGGACCCCATTCTCTACTTCTTGGCTGGAGATACATTCAGAAGGAGGCTCTCTCGAGCGACCAGAAAAGCTTCCAGAAGAAGTGAGACAAATTTGCAATCAAAGAGTGAAGACATGACCCTCAATATTTTATCCGAGTTCAAGCAGAATGGAGATACAAGCTTGTGA